The following are encoded together in the Ictalurus punctatus breed USDA103 chromosome 1, Coco_2.0, whole genome shotgun sequence genome:
- the rb1cc1 gene encoding RB1-inducible coiled-coil protein 1 isoform X2, with product MKLYVFQVNNGSTLTFDTELAVQTVLDLKHAIQAKYKIATQHQVLVVNGGECMVAERRVCSYSAGTDTNPIFLFNKEMILCDRAPTIPKTTFSVENEMEMKVEESLMMPAVFHTVASRTQLAVEMFEVAKKLCSFCERLVHDEHLQHQGWAAIMANLDDCTASYQKLLLKFDVAYTNYQQDFEDIKLKLTKLGTAVSVMAKIPLLECLTRHSYRESLEKSSSPRPRTEAEPDVGEGRQTSSQSAILCPTEVRQTSGGSAAQDGAVGRSSSSNCGLQEALEEEKEQDEADKMADAPSFNVTLLDWINVQDRPNDVEAVVRKCFDSINRLDPRIIQPFLVECRDTITKLDNQNMKAIKGLEDRLYALDQMIASCKKLVNEQKELAQGFLANQMRAENLKDNSVLPDLCLSHANQLMIMLTNHRKLLDIKQKCTTAKQELANNLQVRLKWCCYVMLHADQDGEKLQALLRLLTELLERVRVVEALSTVPQMYCLAVVEVVRRKMFIKHYREWANALVKDGKNLYEAEKVKRETFGKLFRKSFLRNRLFRGLDSWPPSSFCTRKPRKFDFELPDISLNDLQYLKSCCPVEVQPFLRVPSLCDFEPLNHHTEALHQLVQAARSVDEMSQTITDLLSELKVSGNQSARRPSSESRTETMPTSSKTLPALSIQSPPTQPLSLPAPLEDLSPDSIDAHTFDFETIGHPNMDPVLQQGSLDLDSLAESPESDFMSAVNEFVIEENVTSPNPISDPTSPEMMVESLYSSVINAIDSKRIQDTTMLERENSRITKLKLTIDKYRSAAEESHSNMRKVKDDLCHFQGLVLKEQRDFGFALKKMSAEIHGVVNNIRRRQEEELREAHQNDLQKLKDDHAKHVLRLTDELEGNHKIVRDVQRAMLELEGLVERKEKELGQMEGERERLLQEIRNSHQQAVQELEKNLSERSKALQDTLRSRDALADQLDGLQVEIERKIRQEMENAEKNHLQDLEARLKNEHRAQMEILERESQGALDTLTLENQAKLKELVESQLTERKKRESLIKDYEARIGELADTRCKLEMEMALKETETEDLRLQYEDAKNQQEEALKAEMESRTKALREQVEALTQQLQKKNEEHEQGLAELRALMRLEKDHCISELVERHDEESTLLRHEFSALKQKSQDAEKDREERLQEIQRQLEDQLVTLRKEREEEQRAFSDKELDLQTAVSDLQAVNSLLSGQLEEERQEARRTVEEEKEALKHALLQKDELEAKLLGKIKLLEAQLEERQSTDKGADAGDGKSVDVALQQRLDEERASLLGQLELLERKKNEELQNLKTLLIAEQQTNFNTVLTREKLKKEQIINELSEKLKKVMLQQEKDKSLIESLSEDRATILQEKKHLEEELNRLRSSALVSSAFFVPNPVAVAVEMHGAYGPVPAEVPVLPGLDSERLGSVAALQDDDRVDSAVEASMMTVHDNVPMLSEEKQRILMLERTLHMKEEENKRLSQRLMSQSMSSVSSRHSEKIAIRDFQVGDLVLIILDERHDNYVLFTVGPTLYFLHSESLAALDLKPATGATRRPWVLGKVLEKEYCQAKKAQNRFKVPLGTKFYRVKAVPWNKKV from the exons ATGAAGTTGTACGTGTTCCAGGTCAATAACGGGAGCACGTTGACGTTCGACACTGAACTAGCCGTGCAAAC TGTTCTGGACCTCAAACATGCCATCCAGGCTAAGTACAAGATCGCCACTCAGCATCAGGTGCTGGTGGTTAATGGCGGCGAGTGTATGGTGGCCGAGAGGAGAGTGTGTAGCTACAGTGCCGGCACG GATACGAACCCCATCTTTTTATTCAACAAAGAGATGATCTTGTGCGACCGTGCGCCGACGATCCCCAAAACCACCTTCTCCGTCGAGAACGAGATGGAGATGAAGGTGGAGGAGTCGCTCATGATGCCGGCCGTATTTCACACCGTGGCCTCGCGGACGCAGCTCGCTGTG GAAATGTTTGAAGTTGCGAAGAAGCTGTGCTCCTTCTGTGAACGCCTGGTCCACGACGAACACCTTCAGCACCAGGGCTGGGCCGCCATCATGGCCAACCTGGACGACTGCACCGCGTCCTATCAGAAGCTGCTCTTGAAATTCGACGTGGCCTACACTAATTACCAACAGGATTTCGAAGACATCAAACTGAAGCTGACAAA GCTCGGGACGGCCGTCTCAGTCATGGCTAAGATCCCTCTGCTGGAGTGCCTGACCCGCCACAGCTACAGAGAAAGCCTGGAGAAATCCTCTTCACCTCGTCCCAGGACCGAGGCCGAGCCTGACGTCGGAGAAGGACGACAGACGTCCTCCCAGTCGGCCATCTTGTGCCCGACGGAGGTCCGGCAGACTTCAGGAGGCTCTGCGGCTCAGGACGGAGCGGTGGggaggagcagcagcagcaactgCGGGCTTCAAGAGGCACTGGAGGAAGAAAAGGAGCAGGACGAGGCGGACAAAATGGCGGACGCTCCTTCGTTTAACGTCACGCTGCTGGACTGGATCAACGTACAGGACCGACCCAATGACGTCGAGGCTGTAGTGAGGAAGTGCTTCGACTCCATCAACAGA CTCGATCCGCGGATTATTCAGCCGTTTCTCGTCGAGTGCCGGGACACCATCACCAAACTGGATAATCAAAACATGAAGGCCATAAAGGGGCTCGAAGACAGATTGTACGCACTCGACCAAATGATCGCCAGCTGCAAGAAGCTAGTGAACGAACAGAAGGAGCTCGCTCAG gGATTTTTAGCCAATCAGATGAGGGCTGAAAACCTGAAGGACAACTCGGTGCTGCCGGACCTGTGTCTGAGTCACGCCAATCAGCTGATGATCATGCTGACCAACCACAGGAAGCTGCTGGACATTAAGCAGAAGTGCACGACTGCCAAACAGGAACTGGCCAACAACCTGCAAGTCCGTCTCAA ATGGTGCTGCTACGTGATGCTGCATGCGGATCAGGATGGCGAGAAGCTCCAAGCGCTGCTGCGCCTCCTGACCGAGCTGCTGGAGCGAGTGCGCGTGGTGGAAGCCCTCAGTACCGTCCCGCAGATGTACTGCCTGGCCGTGGTGGAGGTGGTGCGCCGGAAAATGTTCATTAAACACTACAGAGAG TGGGCCAATGCCCTGGTTAAAGATGGGAAAAACCTCTATGAGGCAGAGAAGGTCAAAAGGGAGACGTTTGGCAAGCTGTTCA GAAAGTCGTTCCTCAGAAATCGCTTGTTTCGAGGACTCGACTCATGGCCTCCCTCGTCGTTTTGC ACAAGAAAGCCTCGCAAGTTTGACTTTGagcttccggacatttctctgaACGACCTGCAGTATCTGAAGAGCTGCTGTCCTGTTGAAGTGCAGCCTTTTCTCAG GGTTCCATCACTATGTGATTTTGAGCCATTAAACCATCATACAGAAGCTCTTCACCAGCTGGTACAAGCAGCTCGGAGTGTAGACGAGATGTCTCAAACCATCACAGACTTACTGAGTGAACTGAAG GTTTCTGGGAACCAGAGTGCACGGAGACCCAGCTCGGAAAGCAGAACAGAGACCATGCCCACCTCATCTAAAACCCTTCCTGCCCTCAGTATACAGTCTCCACCCACTCAGCCCCTCTCCCTTCCAGCTCCATTAGAAGATCTGTCCCCTGACAGTATAGACGCCCATACGTTTGACTTTGAAACCATAGGACACCCCAACATGGATCCCGTGCTCCAGCAGGGCTCTCTGGACCTGGACTCTTTAGCCGAGAGCCCGGAGTCAGACTTCATGTCAGCGGTCAATGAGTTTGTCATCGAAGAGAATGTAACGTCACCCAATCCCATCAGTGATCCTACAAGTCCTGAGATGATGGTCGAGTCTCTTTACTCCTCTGTCATCAACGCTATAGATAGCAAAAGGATCCAGGACACGACCATGCTCGAGAGAGAGAACTCCAGAATCACGAAGCTCAAGCTGACCATAGACAAGTACCGTTCAGCTGCTGAGGAGTCGCACAGCAACATGAGGAAAGTCAAGGATGACCTCTGTCATTTCCAAGGACTTGTTTTGAAAGAGCAGCGGGACTTTGGCTTCGCCTTGAAGAAGATGAGCGCAGAAATTCACGGCGTGGTCAACAACATCAGACGTCGTCAGGAAGAGGAACTCCGAGAGGCACACCAGAACGACCTCCAAAAGCTGAAAGACGATCACGCAAAGCACGTCCTCCGGCTTACTGACGAGTTGGAAGGGAACCACAAGATCGTCCGGGACGTCCAGAGGGCCATGCTCGAACTCGAAGGGCTCGtggaaaggaaagagaaagagcttGGTCAGATGGAGGGTGAGAGAGAACGCTTACTCCAGGAGATACGCAACAGCCACCAGCAGGCTGTCCAGGAGTTGGAGAAGAACCTTTCAGAGCGAAGCAAGGCACTTCAAGACACCTTGCGTTCCAGAGACGCCCTCGCCGACCAGCTGGACGGCCTGCAGGTCGAGATCGAGAGGAAGATACGCCAAGAAATGGAGAACGCGGAGAAGAACCATCTCCAAGACTTGGAAGCTCGTCTGAAAAATGAGCACAGAGCGCAAATGGAGATCCTGGAACGTGAAAGCCAGGGTGCTCTAGATACCCTAACCCTTGAGAACCAAGCCAAACTAAAGGAACTCGTGGAATCGCAATTGACGGAACGGAAGAAGCGCGAGAGCCTCATCAAGGACTATGAGGCACGCATCGGTGAGCTCGCCGACACTCGATGCAagctggaaatggaaatggctCTTAAAGAGACCGAAACGGAAGACCTACGCTTGCAATACGAGGATGCCAAGAACCAGCAGGAGGAGGCACTTAAGGCCGAGATGGAGTCACGGACAAAGGCCCTCCGGGAGCAAGTCGAGGCGCTGACGCAGCAGCTGCAGAAGAAGAACGAGGAGCATGAGCAAGGCCTCGCCGAGCTGCGCGCTCTCATGCGCCTCGAGAAGGACCACTGCATCTCGGAGCTGGTGGAGCGGCACGATGAGGAGAGCACGCTGCTGCGCCACGAGTTCTCCGCGCTCAAGCAGAAATCGCAGGACGCCGAGAAGGACCGCGAAGAACGCCTGCAGGAGATCCAGCGCCAGCTGGAGGACCAGCTCGTGACTTTACGCAAGGAACGGGAGGAAGAGCAGAGGGCGTTCAGCGATAAAGAGCTCGACTTGCAAACCGCCGTCAGTGACCTGCAGGCCGTAAACTCGCTCCTGTCAGGGCAGCTGGAGGAGGAGCGTCAGGAGGCCCGGAGAACCgtagaggaggagaaagaggcGCTAAAACACGCCTTACTGCAGAAGGACGAGCTGGAAGCGAAGCTGTTAGGGAAAATTAAACTACTCGAAGCTCAACTTGAGGAAAGACAATCCACTGACAA AGGAGCTGACGCCGGAGATGGAAAATCTGTGGACGTCGCATTGCAGCAGAGGTTGGATGAAGAACGAGCGTCCCTCCTGGGCCAGCTGGAGCTGctggagaggaagaagaacgaGGAGCTGCAGAATCTGAAGACCTTGCTGATCGCTGAGCAGCAG aCTAATTTCAATACTGTACTGACGCGAGAGAAGTTAAAGAAGGAGCAGATCATCAACGAGCTGAGTGAGAAGCTGAAGAAGGTCATGCTGCAGCAGGAGAAGGATAAGA GCCTGATTGAGTCTCTCTCCGAGGACCGAGCCACCATCCTGCAGGAGAAAAAACACCTAGAGGAGGAGCTCAACCGCCTCCGGAGCTCCGCCCTCGTCTCCTCTGCTTTCTTTGTGCCCAATCCCGTCGCCGTTGCCGTGGAGATGCACGGAGCGTACGGACCTGTCCCTGCTGAAGTCCCCGTCCTGCCTGGTCTGGATTCGGAGCGGCTGGGGTCCGTGGCCGCGCTGCAAGACGATGACCGGGTGGACTCTGCTGTCGAAGCGAGCATGATGACAGTCCA TGATAACGTGCCGATGCTGTCTGAGGAGAAGCAGCGGATACTGATGTTGGAAAGA aCTCTACACATGAAAGAAGAGGAGAACAAGCGGCTCAGCCAAAGACTG ATGTCACAGAGCATGTCGTCCGTGTCCTCGAGGCATTCGGAGAAAATCGCCATTCGAGA TTTTCAGGTTGGCGATTTGGTCCTCATAATCCTGGACGAGCGGCACGATAATTACGTGCTGTTCACCGTCGGCCCCACTCTCTACTTCCTGCACTCGGAATCTCTCGCTGCGCTGGACCTCAAGCCGG CGACTGGAGCTACGAGGAGACCCTGGGTCCTGGGGAAGGTCCTGGAGAAAGAATATTGCCAGGCAAAAAAG GCCCAAAACCGCTTCAAAGTTCCTTTGGGCACCAAATTCTACCGAGTAAAAGCCGTGCCATGGAATAAGAAGGTGTaa
- the rb1cc1 gene encoding RB1-inducible coiled-coil protein 1 isoform X1, whose product MKLYVFQVNNGSTLTFDTELAVQTVLDLKHAIQAKYKIATQHQVLVVNGGECMVAERRVCSYSAGTDTNPIFLFNKEMILCDRAPTIPKTTFSVENEMEMKVEESLMMPAVFHTVASRTQLAVEMFEVAKKLCSFCERLVHDEHLQHQGWAAIMANLDDCTASYQKLLLKFDVAYTNYQQDFEDIKLKLTKLGTAVSVMAKIPLLECLTRHSYRESLEKSSSPRPRTEAEPDVGEGRQTSSQSAILCPTEVRQTSGGSAAQDGAVGRSSSSNCGLQEALEEEKEQDEADKMADAPSFNVTLLDWINVQDRPNDVEAVVRKCFDSINRLDPRIIQPFLVECRDTITKLDNQNMKAIKGLEDRLYALDQMIASCKKLVNEQKELAQGFLANQMRAENLKDNSVLPDLCLSHANQLMIMLTNHRKLLDIKQKCTTAKQELANNLQVRLKWCCYVMLHADQDGEKLQALLRLLTELLERVRVVEALSTVPQMYCLAVVEVVRRKMFIKHYREWANALVKDGKNLYEAEKVKRETFGKLFRKSFLRNRLFRGLDSWPPSSFCTRKPRKFDFELPDISLNDLQYLKSCCPVEVQPFLRVPSLCDFEPLNHHTEALHQLVQAARSVDEMSQTITDLLSELKVSGNQSARRPSSESRTETMPTSSKTLPALSIQSPPTQPLSLPAPLEDLSPDSIDAHTFDFETIGHPNMDPVLQQGSLDLDSLAESPESDFMSAVNEFVIEENVTSPNPISDPTSPEMMVESLYSSVINAIDSKRIQDTTMLERENSRITKLKLTIDKYRSAAEESHSNMRKVKDDLCHFQGLVLKEQRDFGFALKKMSAEIHGVVNNIRRRQEEELREAHQNDLQKLKDDHAKHVLRLTDELEGNHKIVRDVQRAMLELEGLVERKEKELGQMEGERERLLQEIRNSHQQAVQELEKNLSERSKALQDTLRSRDALADQLDGLQVEIERKIRQEMENAEKNHLQDLEARLKNEHRAQMEILERESQGALDTLTLENQAKLKELVESQLTERKKRESLIKDYEARIGELADTRCKLEMEMALKETETEDLRLQYEDAKNQQEEALKAEMESRTKALREQVEALTQQLQKKNEEHEQGLAELRALMRLEKDHCISELVERHDEESTLLRHEFSALKQKSQDAEKDREERLQEIQRQLEDQLVTLRKEREEEQRAFSDKELDLQTAVSDLQAVNSLLSGQLEEERQEARRTVEEEKEALKHALLQKDELEAKLLGKIKLLEAQLEERQSTDNYRGADAGDGKSVDVALQQRLDEERASLLGQLELLERKKNEELQNLKTLLIAEQQTNFNTVLTREKLKKEQIINELSEKLKKVMLQQEKDKSLIESLSEDRATILQEKKHLEEELNRLRSSALVSSAFFVPNPVAVAVEMHGAYGPVPAEVPVLPGLDSERLGSVAALQDDDRVDSAVEASMMTVHDNVPMLSEEKQRILMLERTLHMKEEENKRLSQRLMSQSMSSVSSRHSEKIAIRDFQVGDLVLIILDERHDNYVLFTVGPTLYFLHSESLAALDLKPATGATRRPWVLGKVLEKEYCQAKKAQNRFKVPLGTKFYRVKAVPWNKKV is encoded by the exons ATGAAGTTGTACGTGTTCCAGGTCAATAACGGGAGCACGTTGACGTTCGACACTGAACTAGCCGTGCAAAC TGTTCTGGACCTCAAACATGCCATCCAGGCTAAGTACAAGATCGCCACTCAGCATCAGGTGCTGGTGGTTAATGGCGGCGAGTGTATGGTGGCCGAGAGGAGAGTGTGTAGCTACAGTGCCGGCACG GATACGAACCCCATCTTTTTATTCAACAAAGAGATGATCTTGTGCGACCGTGCGCCGACGATCCCCAAAACCACCTTCTCCGTCGAGAACGAGATGGAGATGAAGGTGGAGGAGTCGCTCATGATGCCGGCCGTATTTCACACCGTGGCCTCGCGGACGCAGCTCGCTGTG GAAATGTTTGAAGTTGCGAAGAAGCTGTGCTCCTTCTGTGAACGCCTGGTCCACGACGAACACCTTCAGCACCAGGGCTGGGCCGCCATCATGGCCAACCTGGACGACTGCACCGCGTCCTATCAGAAGCTGCTCTTGAAATTCGACGTGGCCTACACTAATTACCAACAGGATTTCGAAGACATCAAACTGAAGCTGACAAA GCTCGGGACGGCCGTCTCAGTCATGGCTAAGATCCCTCTGCTGGAGTGCCTGACCCGCCACAGCTACAGAGAAAGCCTGGAGAAATCCTCTTCACCTCGTCCCAGGACCGAGGCCGAGCCTGACGTCGGAGAAGGACGACAGACGTCCTCCCAGTCGGCCATCTTGTGCCCGACGGAGGTCCGGCAGACTTCAGGAGGCTCTGCGGCTCAGGACGGAGCGGTGGggaggagcagcagcagcaactgCGGGCTTCAAGAGGCACTGGAGGAAGAAAAGGAGCAGGACGAGGCGGACAAAATGGCGGACGCTCCTTCGTTTAACGTCACGCTGCTGGACTGGATCAACGTACAGGACCGACCCAATGACGTCGAGGCTGTAGTGAGGAAGTGCTTCGACTCCATCAACAGA CTCGATCCGCGGATTATTCAGCCGTTTCTCGTCGAGTGCCGGGACACCATCACCAAACTGGATAATCAAAACATGAAGGCCATAAAGGGGCTCGAAGACAGATTGTACGCACTCGACCAAATGATCGCCAGCTGCAAGAAGCTAGTGAACGAACAGAAGGAGCTCGCTCAG gGATTTTTAGCCAATCAGATGAGGGCTGAAAACCTGAAGGACAACTCGGTGCTGCCGGACCTGTGTCTGAGTCACGCCAATCAGCTGATGATCATGCTGACCAACCACAGGAAGCTGCTGGACATTAAGCAGAAGTGCACGACTGCCAAACAGGAACTGGCCAACAACCTGCAAGTCCGTCTCAA ATGGTGCTGCTACGTGATGCTGCATGCGGATCAGGATGGCGAGAAGCTCCAAGCGCTGCTGCGCCTCCTGACCGAGCTGCTGGAGCGAGTGCGCGTGGTGGAAGCCCTCAGTACCGTCCCGCAGATGTACTGCCTGGCCGTGGTGGAGGTGGTGCGCCGGAAAATGTTCATTAAACACTACAGAGAG TGGGCCAATGCCCTGGTTAAAGATGGGAAAAACCTCTATGAGGCAGAGAAGGTCAAAAGGGAGACGTTTGGCAAGCTGTTCA GAAAGTCGTTCCTCAGAAATCGCTTGTTTCGAGGACTCGACTCATGGCCTCCCTCGTCGTTTTGC ACAAGAAAGCCTCGCAAGTTTGACTTTGagcttccggacatttctctgaACGACCTGCAGTATCTGAAGAGCTGCTGTCCTGTTGAAGTGCAGCCTTTTCTCAG GGTTCCATCACTATGTGATTTTGAGCCATTAAACCATCATACAGAAGCTCTTCACCAGCTGGTACAAGCAGCTCGGAGTGTAGACGAGATGTCTCAAACCATCACAGACTTACTGAGTGAACTGAAG GTTTCTGGGAACCAGAGTGCACGGAGACCCAGCTCGGAAAGCAGAACAGAGACCATGCCCACCTCATCTAAAACCCTTCCTGCCCTCAGTATACAGTCTCCACCCACTCAGCCCCTCTCCCTTCCAGCTCCATTAGAAGATCTGTCCCCTGACAGTATAGACGCCCATACGTTTGACTTTGAAACCATAGGACACCCCAACATGGATCCCGTGCTCCAGCAGGGCTCTCTGGACCTGGACTCTTTAGCCGAGAGCCCGGAGTCAGACTTCATGTCAGCGGTCAATGAGTTTGTCATCGAAGAGAATGTAACGTCACCCAATCCCATCAGTGATCCTACAAGTCCTGAGATGATGGTCGAGTCTCTTTACTCCTCTGTCATCAACGCTATAGATAGCAAAAGGATCCAGGACACGACCATGCTCGAGAGAGAGAACTCCAGAATCACGAAGCTCAAGCTGACCATAGACAAGTACCGTTCAGCTGCTGAGGAGTCGCACAGCAACATGAGGAAAGTCAAGGATGACCTCTGTCATTTCCAAGGACTTGTTTTGAAAGAGCAGCGGGACTTTGGCTTCGCCTTGAAGAAGATGAGCGCAGAAATTCACGGCGTGGTCAACAACATCAGACGTCGTCAGGAAGAGGAACTCCGAGAGGCACACCAGAACGACCTCCAAAAGCTGAAAGACGATCACGCAAAGCACGTCCTCCGGCTTACTGACGAGTTGGAAGGGAACCACAAGATCGTCCGGGACGTCCAGAGGGCCATGCTCGAACTCGAAGGGCTCGtggaaaggaaagagaaagagcttGGTCAGATGGAGGGTGAGAGAGAACGCTTACTCCAGGAGATACGCAACAGCCACCAGCAGGCTGTCCAGGAGTTGGAGAAGAACCTTTCAGAGCGAAGCAAGGCACTTCAAGACACCTTGCGTTCCAGAGACGCCCTCGCCGACCAGCTGGACGGCCTGCAGGTCGAGATCGAGAGGAAGATACGCCAAGAAATGGAGAACGCGGAGAAGAACCATCTCCAAGACTTGGAAGCTCGTCTGAAAAATGAGCACAGAGCGCAAATGGAGATCCTGGAACGTGAAAGCCAGGGTGCTCTAGATACCCTAACCCTTGAGAACCAAGCCAAACTAAAGGAACTCGTGGAATCGCAATTGACGGAACGGAAGAAGCGCGAGAGCCTCATCAAGGACTATGAGGCACGCATCGGTGAGCTCGCCGACACTCGATGCAagctggaaatggaaatggctCTTAAAGAGACCGAAACGGAAGACCTACGCTTGCAATACGAGGATGCCAAGAACCAGCAGGAGGAGGCACTTAAGGCCGAGATGGAGTCACGGACAAAGGCCCTCCGGGAGCAAGTCGAGGCGCTGACGCAGCAGCTGCAGAAGAAGAACGAGGAGCATGAGCAAGGCCTCGCCGAGCTGCGCGCTCTCATGCGCCTCGAGAAGGACCACTGCATCTCGGAGCTGGTGGAGCGGCACGATGAGGAGAGCACGCTGCTGCGCCACGAGTTCTCCGCGCTCAAGCAGAAATCGCAGGACGCCGAGAAGGACCGCGAAGAACGCCTGCAGGAGATCCAGCGCCAGCTGGAGGACCAGCTCGTGACTTTACGCAAGGAACGGGAGGAAGAGCAGAGGGCGTTCAGCGATAAAGAGCTCGACTTGCAAACCGCCGTCAGTGACCTGCAGGCCGTAAACTCGCTCCTGTCAGGGCAGCTGGAGGAGGAGCGTCAGGAGGCCCGGAGAACCgtagaggaggagaaagaggcGCTAAAACACGCCTTACTGCAGAAGGACGAGCTGGAAGCGAAGCTGTTAGGGAAAATTAAACTACTCGAAGCTCAACTTGAGGAAAGACAATCCACTGACAA TTACAGAGGAGCTGACGCCGGAGATGGAAAATCTGTGGACGTCGCATTGCAGCAGAGGTTGGATGAAGAACGAGCGTCCCTCCTGGGCCAGCTGGAGCTGctggagaggaagaagaacgaGGAGCTGCAGAATCTGAAGACCTTGCTGATCGCTGAGCAGCAG aCTAATTTCAATACTGTACTGACGCGAGAGAAGTTAAAGAAGGAGCAGATCATCAACGAGCTGAGTGAGAAGCTGAAGAAGGTCATGCTGCAGCAGGAGAAGGATAAGA GCCTGATTGAGTCTCTCTCCGAGGACCGAGCCACCATCCTGCAGGAGAAAAAACACCTAGAGGAGGAGCTCAACCGCCTCCGGAGCTCCGCCCTCGTCTCCTCTGCTTTCTTTGTGCCCAATCCCGTCGCCGTTGCCGTGGAGATGCACGGAGCGTACGGACCTGTCCCTGCTGAAGTCCCCGTCCTGCCTGGTCTGGATTCGGAGCGGCTGGGGTCCGTGGCCGCGCTGCAAGACGATGACCGGGTGGACTCTGCTGTCGAAGCGAGCATGATGACAGTCCA TGATAACGTGCCGATGCTGTCTGAGGAGAAGCAGCGGATACTGATGTTGGAAAGA aCTCTACACATGAAAGAAGAGGAGAACAAGCGGCTCAGCCAAAGACTG ATGTCACAGAGCATGTCGTCCGTGTCCTCGAGGCATTCGGAGAAAATCGCCATTCGAGA TTTTCAGGTTGGCGATTTGGTCCTCATAATCCTGGACGAGCGGCACGATAATTACGTGCTGTTCACCGTCGGCCCCACTCTCTACTTCCTGCACTCGGAATCTCTCGCTGCGCTGGACCTCAAGCCGG CGACTGGAGCTACGAGGAGACCCTGGGTCCTGGGGAAGGTCCTGGAGAAAGAATATTGCCAGGCAAAAAAG GCCCAAAACCGCTTCAAAGTTCCTTTGGGCACCAAATTCTACCGAGTAAAAGCCGTGCCATGGAATAAGAAGGTGTaa